ttttttttttttttttttttgtcaacccatTTTCTTATTAACAAAACCAAGGTTAGCTTAATCAGTGGATTTTATTATTGACGACGATgatgataaattaaattagGTTTTTTCTGACTTCTTTAAAACCCCCTCTTACAAACAGAAGCTCCCTTTTTCAGTAGAGGTCCGATTCCCAATCCctcagaaaagaaaaaggcaAAGCATAGAGAAGAGATTGAtagagagataaagagagagagagaaactccATGTTCGAGCATACTCtattgtctcttcttcttctcccatcGCTTCtatctcttctcctcttcttgatCCTCTTGAAGAGAAGAAGTCGACACAGATTCAATCTCCCTCCGGGAAAATCCGGTTGGCCATTTATAGGAGAGACCATCGGTTATCTCAAACCGTACACCGCTACAACTCTCGGTGACTTCATGCAACAACATATCTCCAAGTAAACAATAAATCTCTTATTTACctaaaaaacaataaatctcTAAAAACTCAAGGGCAtcctctttttaaaaaaaaaaaaaaaaaaaaaaaacttgactaattttgatgatttttttattataggtATGGGAAGATATACAGATCGAATTTGTTTGGAGAACCAACGATTGTATCAGCTGATGCAGGGCTCAACAGATTCATATTACAAAACGAAGGAAGACTATTTGAATGTAGTTATCCTCGAAGTATCGGTGGGATTCTTGGGAAATGGTCGATGCTTGTTCTTGTTGGAGACATGCATAGAGATATGAGAAGTATATCGCTCAACTTTCTAAGTCACGCTCGTCTCAAAACGATTCTTCTTAAAGACGTTGAGAGGCACACTTTGTTCGTTCTTGATTCTTGGCAACAACAGTCTGTTTTCTCTGCTCAAGATGAAGCCAAaaaggttttcttcttcttttgcttgAATTGAGTCtttgttttttgaaactttttatttaatttttgtagttttatggtttttaatttGAGCAGTTTACGTTTAATCTAATGGCGAAGCATATAATGAGTATGGATCCTGGAGAAGAAGAGACAGAGCAGTTAAAGAAGGAGTATGTGACTTTCATGAAAGGTGTTGTCTCTGCTCCTCTCAATCTCCCAGGAACTGCTTATCGTAAAGCTCTTCAGGTACACTAAATTAATTCCATAAGATTATGGAAATTACGAACATTTTTTCCTGTAAAGGCACAGCCTCTCATCATGGgtaatgtttctttttctttttacttttttattagatatttgtatatattttcaaataaaaataattatgcaGTCACGAGCGACAATACTGAAGTTTATTGAGAGGAAAATGGAAGAGAGAAAATCAGAgattaaagaagaagatgaagcagaGGATGAAGCAGAGATTAGTCGGAGTGACCATCATTATGAGAGAAAACATAGAACAGATGATGATCTTTTGGGATGGGTTTTAAAACATTCGAATCTATCAACGGAGCAGATTCTCGATCTTATTCTCAGTTTATTATTTGCTGGACATGAGACTTCCTCCGTCGCCATTGCTTTAGCTATCTACTTCTTGCAAGCTTGTCCTAAAGCCGTTCAAGAACTTAGGGTAATAATACTAAGACGTActataagtttatttaattgttGCTTATGTTCTTTTGgttattatttgtttatgtttatttgATTTCTACTTTTTGAAGGAAGAGCATCTTGAGATCGCGATGGCCAAGAAGGAGCTTGGAGAGTCAGAATTGAATTGGGATGATTACAAGAAAATGGACTTTACTCAGTGTGTAtgtcatttctattttttatcattcttaGTTTGTTTATCAtggaaattaattattatttgtatttttttgtaggTAATAAATGAAACTCTTCGACTAGGAAATGTAGTAAGGTTTCTGCATCGTAAAGCACTCAAAGACGTTCGGTATAAAGGTAACACTTTACATAcaaaatccgaaatatccaaatcttattggttgtaaaatataaaataatttttattttaatgttggAAAAATAGGATACGATATCCCGAGTGGGTGGAAAGTGTTACCAGTGATCTCAGCCGTACATTTGGATAATTCTCGTTACGACGAGCCTAATCTCTTTAATCCTTGGAGATGGCAACAGGTAATTATTATTCGATAACTAATTGTTTGGAGCATCATTAGTGATAAATTTCTTAAGGTGAGTCAAgacattattttattagtatactAAAGTAGTTTAGttatgtaacaaaaataattatcttaaaaagcagcactatcatttttttttcaaaacacgTAACACATAGTTTCTTAAAGTGCTTTTGAAAGTTTCTTCAGCAACAATCGATTCttgttttttctattttctctttcataccttttctttgtttattattattttagtgcAAGAGACTAGGGTTGATATTACCATTGCTCATTCTCTTAATAAGTATATAGTTTTCATCGATGCATGAATTGATACGTCATGGGTGCATTTGACTAACCTATCTATAGATACCATACGAGAACCATTAATCAGgcaatttattaattatctcTCAAAGTTAGATCTTAACACGTCATGTATGATGTAAATCACATGAAGCATACTCCATATTCATATTAACCGTAGTTTTGGATCtgtgcacacagattaaaaaaacaattaattttgtacattttctatataaaaacacaattactaatacacctaaccatattttaaccaatagaaaaataaattattagataaaactaataaattttgtatcGAAAATcaaaaatgacacttatttgtAACAAGTTTTTTTGTACAACGGcacttattcagaaacggaGCGAGTGTAAATCAAACAATCCTGTGAAAATTAAAGTAAGAGAGAAGAGACGTGGTGGTGTACGTGAAGACAATTAATTAGTAGGATGGTATGTCTTTAATGACGTGGGAACTGCATTAATCTCATATAAGTATGGGTCCCACAGTGAGGTGTTAATCGTGACCGTtgatttagagttgagttttggtATATTAGATTTGACGGACGATGGTACtagagctggaaattttaatcattgccCGTGGGCCccgccgcggggcgggtgcgggtcgaaccatttgaaatttttaaatcgcgGGTGTGGGTGCAGGTCGAGATTATTTtgagcggggcgggtgcgggtcagccgaatttgaatcgcgggtacccgccaacctgcaaattaaaaaaaaaaacatttttgaaaaaaaaatatttttttgtaaaatatataaaagacaataaatatttgtataattttaattataaatatattttttaatagtattttttaaaagtaactattatataaataaaaaataattatttttaattaaaataattattatataattagaaaataatcatttttaattaaaataactatttttaatataattaatattacccgcGGGTTTGGCGGGTTANNNNNNNNNNNNNNNNNNNNNNNNNNNNNNNNNNNNNNNNNNNTAGATGGTACCACGGCATTGACGGATCTCACACGCCCGATGACTTGTACGTGTGTTAGATTCTGCCACATTGACGGGTCCCacttttctattaattaattatcaaatCGACGAATTAGAAAATAATACGTTTGtggaaaatactttttaaaataaatattaataataatggGAGTCATGATATTAAGAGTGAGTGGGGAAGGTAAGATGATTAATGACCCACGTGGGGTGGTGCCAACAAGCACGTGTTCTTCTTCACTTTTTTTTGTGCTACTTGTTTCATCAAAACTGTTTGTTGTATTTACGTAGCAGCAAAACAACGGAGCGTGCGGGTCGTCTTCGTCAGGATCTGGTAGTTTTTCAACGTGGGGGAACAACTTCATGCCGTTTGGAGGAGGGCCAAGGCTGTGTGCTGGTTCGGAGTTAGCGAAGCTAGAAATGGCAGTGTTTATTCATCATCTTGTTCTTAATTTTAATTGGGAATTAGCAGAAGATGATCAACCATTTACTTTTCCTTTCGTTGATTTTCCTAACGGTTTGCCTATTAGGGTTTCTcgtattttgtaaaaaaatattaaatatttcattttattatcttctttttatatattttaaatcatttttttgccCGATGGAAAatctttttggaaaaataatataagttgGGTTGGATATTTGGACAATATATTTTGTCTATTAGTGGAAGTATATTAGGCATTCTATTGTATAGTTTGGAACGTTGGATGTTGTTGATTATTGGTATTTCACAGCCGGGGTGGTGGGCTAGTGGTCTTGAGGTAGTTACCACAACCGATACGGACCCGAGTTCGATACCCTCTGTGGCCACGGAATGCTTTACGCCCTCCCCAAGTTTAAAGTTAACGCGGCGTTGGTGCCGGGTCTTTGGGTAATGGGTATTAGTGCCGGCTGGTTCCGGACCAGGGGGATTAGATGGTTGGCAATCGGAAACCACGTGCGGATTACGGGCCTTTGGGCAAACGGAAACCACGTGAGGATTACGGATCGCCTTTGAACCTCctgttaaaaaacaaaaaaaagtatttcaCAAAAACCGACCACATCTCAGACTCCGACTACTTTTGTTGATGTAtgtgattttaaaaatagtttttggttattatttttctaaaatctattttttaccaatcaaaatattttttgaaatagattcgtacaatataggaaaaccaattttctaaaaaaaataaatatttgtaataaaaaaaataaaaatacatgcaTTTTTCTTGATTGGTAATTGTCGttggattttttcttttaaaaagagaTCTATACATTCATGCATTACTATGGGCATGTCTGGTTTTCCGCTACAGACCACAAAAGctgttgttggcgttttgcattAATCATTCGaaccgcttcaaaccgctctgaactttttaaattcaaaagctaGTTTCATCTAGCGTTTGCAGTTGATGGaggataacattttttttccttaaaaatattaataaaataataataataataatataaaaattaaattgaaataatagaaataatagaagtactaaaatatatcaattatattttaatttatattataatttttaaaaagaaaaatgttttcaaattttttacaaaatttaaaaatataattttataaatttaatttttatatttattataatattatgatgtttaatatttataattatataaaatgtaaatattgttaatttattatttaaccggtATTGTATTTGGTGGTTAATCaatcataagtatcccgcaaacgcactaATTTCTAATCGTAGTACGAGTCTttcaaatctcttaaaaccgcttaAACCCGCAACTACCGGCATTCACAAACTCTTGCATCCGCAAATTctcgcaaccgcaaccgctgcgatAACCAGTAATGTCCTATGTATAATAAAGATAATTTGTTAaacataagaatataaaaataatttatattaagatcatttttaaacttgtcaataaaattaaataattgatacATTTGTTTTATgtgaaattttcatatttattaataatttattggtattatttgtaaaatttatagtttattattttagtaatttaaatatgaattttaaaatagcttaaaagttaatattctaaaaataatagttttttttctaataaagcGTAAATCGAATTTAGAATAGccaaaaaatacagaaaaagcTAACACTtgaattcaagaaaaaaaaatcaaaaatcaccattcatgttttttttgaacaattaccattcatctttttcaaaaaataaaatctactacaaaattaaaattaaaattttaaaaagaaatctaaaaactaaaaactaaaaaacatgaaaacaatgagaaacctaaatcatACTTTAAATGGCTTTTATATATCTCAATCTTGGTAAGACTATTAATACCCACTCTGTttccaaataaaatatgttttaggtGAAAGTAAAACACTAAGAAAGTTACTTTTAGCTAAaaagtaacattaaaaaaataaaataaaattaaccaaattataaagtacactataaaatataattggttgcacattttttaataaaattaaatgctacatagaaattttaaacatcttatattttgaaacataaaaaatcatcttagacattttataatttaaaagagAGGgtgtattatttttaacaaaaatataaaaatagtatagatatactataaataaacatatatatatatatacagtgtcacttataaacaaattatataatattataataattttatatgataattttatttataaaataattttcttttgctaATCACTTATAATAGTTATaccaataaaaacatataacttcAATAATATACTATTTGTTTTTAGTATTAGTGCTTTATTatcaaatttaccaaaaaaaacttaaatcagTGAAAGCC
This genomic interval from Brassica oleracea var. oleracea cultivar TO1000 unplaced genomic scaffold, BOL UnpScaffold01514, whole genome shotgun sequence contains the following:
- the LOC106321383 gene encoding cytochrome P450 90B1 isoform X2; the protein is MFEHTLLSLLLLPSLLSLLLFLILLKRRSRHRFNLPPGKSGWPFIGETIGYLKPYTATTLGDFMQQHISKYGKIYRSNLFGEPTIVSADAGLNRFILQNEGRLFECSYPRSIGGILGKWSMLVLVGDMHRDMRSISLNFLSHARLKTILLKDVERHTLFVLDSWQQQSVFSAQDEAKKFTFNLMAKHIMSMDPGEEETEQLKKEYVTFMKGVVSAPLNLPGTAYRKALQSRATILKFIERKMEERKSEIKEEDEAEDEAEISRSDHHYERKHRTDDDLLGWVLKHSNLSTEQILDLILSLLFAGHETSSVAIALAIYFLQACPKAVQELREEHLEIAMAKKELGESELNWDDYKKMDFTQCVINETLRLGNVVRFLHRKALKDVRYKGYDIPSGWKVLPVISAVHLDNSRYDEPNLFNPWRWQQQNNGACGSSSSGSGSFSTWGNNFMPFGGGPRLCAGSELAKLEMAVFIHHLVLNFNWELAEDDQPFTFPFVDFPNGLPIRVSRIL
- the LOC106321383 gene encoding cytochrome P450 90B1 isoform X1, encoding MFEHTLLSLLLLPSLLSLLLFLILLKRRSRHRFNLPPGKSGWPFIGETIGYLKPYTATTLGDFMQQHISKYGKIYRSNLFGEPTIVSADAGLNRFILQNEGRLFECSYPRSIGGILGKWSMLVLVGDMHRDMRSISLNFLSHARLKTILLKDVERHTLFVLDSWQQQSVFSAQDEAKKFTFNLMAKHIMSMDPGEEETEQLKKEYVTFMKGVVSAPLNLPGTAYRKALQSRATILKFIERKMEERKSEIKEEDEAEDEAEISRSDHHYERKHRTDDDLLGWVLKHSNLSTEQILDLILSLLFAGHETSSVAIALAIYFLQACPKAVQELREEHLEIAMAKKELGESELNWDDYKKMDFTQCVINETLRLGNVVRFLHRKALKDVRYKGYDIPSGWKVLPVISAVHLDNSRYDEPNLFNPWRWQQQQNNGACGSSSSGSGSFSTWGNNFMPFGGGPRLCAGSELAKLEMAVFIHHLVLNFNWELAEDDQPFTFPFVDFPNGLPIRVSRIL
- the LOC106321383 gene encoding cytochrome P450 90B1 isoform X3, whose amino-acid sequence is MFEHTLLSLLLLPSLLSLLLFLILLKRRSRHRFNLPPGKSGWPFIGETIGYLKPYTATTLGDFMQQHISKYGKIYRSNLFGEPTIVSADAGLNRFILQNEGRLFECSYPRSIGGILGKWSMLVLVGDMHRDMRSISLNFLSHARLKTILLKDVERHTLFVLDSWQQQSVFSAQDEAKKFTFNLMAKHIMSMDPGEEETEQLKKEYVTFMKGVVSAPLNLPGTAYRKALQSRATILKFIERKMEERKSEIKEEDEAEDEAEISRSDHHYERKHRTDDDLLGWVLKHSNLSTEQILDLILSLLFAGHETSSVAIALAIYFLQACPKAVQELREEHLEIAMAKKELGESELNWDDYKKMDFTQCVINETLRLGNVVRFLHRKALKDVRYKGYDIPSGWKVLPVISAVHLDNSRYDEPNLFNPWRWQQKRSECKSNNPVKIKVREKRRGGVREDN
- the LOC106321383 gene encoding cytochrome P450 90B1 isoform X4, coding for MFEHTLLSLLLLPSLLSLLLFLILLKRRSRHRFNLPPGKSGWPFIGETIGYLKPYTATTLGDFMQQHISKYGKIYRSNLFGEPTIVSADAGLNRFILQNEGRLFECSYPRSIGGILGKWSMLVLVGDMHRDMRSISLNFLSHARLKTILLKDVERHTLFVLDSWQQQSVFSAQDEAKKFTFNLMAKHIMSMDPGEEETEQLKKEYVTFMKGVVSAPLNLPGTAYRKALQSRATILKFIERKMEERKSEIKEEDEAEDEAEISRSDHHYERKHRTDDDLLGWVLKHSNLSTEQILDLILSLLFAGHETSSVAIALAIYFLQACPKAVQELREEHLEIAMAKKELGESELNWDDYKKMDFTQCVINETLRLGNVVRFLHRKALKDVRYKGYDIPSGWKVLPVISAVHLDNSRYDEPNLFNPWRWQQNRTC